A window of Fragaria vesca subsp. vesca linkage group LG7, FraVesHawaii_1.0, whole genome shotgun sequence contains these coding sequences:
- the LOC101308919 gene encoding auxin-induced protein 5NG4-like → MKAVIMMVITQILCSVMIIMYKLVAVTGANLNVLVAYRLVFSAAFMVPLALIYERKSRPKLTWVVLFQAFLCGLFGAALSQNLYIVGLALASPTFLAAISNLSPAITFLVALCFRQEKLIMGFSGIVKIAGTVVGIGGALLFTFYRGPIFTIWSTHIDLLRQFHNSSSFSSSSSSHMNNPALGFLAGFGSILCFSLWLIVQGKMSKRYPFPYSSTALMCIMGSIQNVIFALCVERDRNQWKMGWDIRLWTAAYSGIVVSGVSMVLMSWCVQKRGPLFVSSFNPLTLLMVALASSLLLGEKFSLGSMLGGVLIVCGLYMVLWGKSKEGSSLLVLPSSTIAPKDSEFIDSVPVPASVG, encoded by the exons ATGAAGGCGGTGATTATGATGGTGATTACCCAGATTTTGTGTTCTGTAATGATCATAATGTACAAGCTGGTTGCAGTGACTGGGGCGAACTTGAATGTTCTCGTTGCCTATCGACTCGTGTTTTCAGCTGCCTTTATGGTTCCACTGGCTCTGATATACGAACG GAAAAGCAGACCAAAACTTACTTGGGTTGTGTTGTTTCAAGCATTTCTCTGCGGCCTATTTGG GGCTGCTTTGTCACAAAACTTGTACATTGTGGGTCTCGCCCTCGCATCACCCACATTTCTTGCAGCCATCTCCAATCTCTCCCCAGCCATTACCTTCTTGGTTGCTCTATGTTTTCG GCAGGAGAAGTTGATCATGGGATTTTCTGGCATAGTCAAAATTGCTGGAACCGTGGTTGGAATAGGAGGAGCATTGCTTTTTACTTTCTACCGAGGACCTATATTTACCATTTGGTCCACTCATATTGACCTTCTACGGCAATTTCACAACAGTAGTAGCTTCTCATCATCATCCTCAAGCCACATGAACAATCCTGCATTGGGATTTCTGGCAGGCTTCGGCAGCATCTTGTGCTTCTCATTATGGCTCATAGTTCAG GGGAAGATGAGCAAAAGATATCCTTTCCCTTACTCGAGCACGGCTCTGATGTGCATCATGGGATCCATCCAGAACGTTATTTTCGCGCTTTGCGTGGAGAGAGATCGGAATCAATGGAAGATGGGTTGGGATATTAGGTTGTGGACAGCTGCATATTCG GGAATCGTGGTTTCCGGAGTGAGCATGGTTTTGATGTCTTGGTGTGTACAAAAGCGAGGGCCACTTTTTGTGTCAAGCTTTAATCCACTTACCCTGTTGATGGTAGCCCTTGCTAGTTCCTTGTTGTTGGGAGAAAAATTTAGCCTCGGAAG TATGTTAGGAGGAGTTCTAATTGTGTGCGGGTTATACATGGTGCTCTGGGGAAAAAGCAAAGAAGGATCATCATTGCTTGTACTACCCTCATCGACAATAGCTCCCAAGGATTCCGAGTTCATAGATAGCGTTCCGGTCCCGGCGAGTGTTGGATGA
- the LOC101309204 gene encoding auxin-induced protein 5NG4-like gives MENEEASFCLKPVIMMVVTQISYSVMNILYKLVAVSGMNLIVFVAYRLMFSAAFLVPLALIQKSRLKLTWTVLFEAFIIGLFGGTMTQILYMQCLALTSPTFVSAMLNLLPGITFVIALCFRLEKLNFGSKSYSSIAKIVGTVMGIGGAMLSTFYRGPVFTVWSTHIDLQNSSSVPLSPHRSSPVLGFLAGLGSSVCFATWLIVQAKMSKIYPCPYSSTALMSCMGSIQSVILAICLERDWNQWKLGNCGFGTGSGYDVLVCTKARTVVCGSFLSAYAFDGGNCWFLVLGGKVHPRTAMYQEEF, from the exons ATGGAGAATGAAGAAGCCTCTTTTTGTTTGAAGCCAGTGATTATGATGGTTGTGACCCAAATTTCATATTCTGTGATGAACATATTGTACAAACTGGTTGCAGTTTCCGGCATGAACTTGATTGTTTTCGTTGCCTACCGCCTGATGTTTTCAGCTGCCTTTTTGGTTCCGTTGGCTCTAATACA GAAGAGCAGGCTAAAACTCACTTGGACTGTGTTGTTTGAAGCTTTTATCATCGGCTTATTTGG GGGAACCATGACACAGATTTTATACATGCAATGTCTTGCACTGACATCACCCACATTTGTTTCAGCCATGCTCAATCTTCTGCCGGGCATCACCTTCGTGATAGCTCTATGTTTTAG GTTGGAGAAGTTGAATTTTGGATCCAAATCCTATTCTAGCATAGCCAAAATCGTCGGGACTGTTATGGGGATAGGAGGGGCAATGCTTTCTACTTTCTACCGAGGGCCTGTATTTACCGTCTGGTCGACTCATATTGACCTTCAGAACAGTAGTAGCGTGCCATTGTCACCCCACAGGAGCAGTCCTGTGTTGGGATTCTTGGCTGGCCTCGGATCCTCGGTTTGCTTCGCAACATGGCTCATAGTTCAG GCAAAGATGAGCAAGATATATCCGTGTCCTTACTCAAGCACAGCGCTGATGTCTTGCATGGGATCTATTCAGTCTGTGATTTTGGCGATTTGCCTGGAGAGGGATTGGAATCAATGGAAGCTTG GGAATTGTGGTTTCGGGACTGGCAGCGGTTATGATGTCTTGGTGTGTACAAAAGCGAGGACCGTTGTTTGTGGCAGTTTTCTATCCGCTTACGCTTTTGATGGTGGCAATTGCTGGTTCCTTGTTCTTGGAGGAAAAGTTCACCCTCGGACGGCAA TGTATCAGGAGGAGTTCTAA
- the LOC101304622 gene encoding cell number regulator 6-like yields the protein MADGGGHSRYVKLTKDQAPLQEDITPGELNQPIEVPQLNVQKCNECGQPLPESFQPPADEPWTTGIFGCAEDRDSCLTGLFCPCVQFGRNVENLRDDVPWTTPCICHAIFVEGGMAVAAATAIFYGVEPRTSFLICEGLVFAWWMCGVYTGLVRQSLQKKYHLKNSPCDPCLVHCCLHWCALCQEHREMKGRLSESSVMPMTVVNPPPVQQMNKPADDNNNEDSAAPSSTSNNGHTNMEMQAL from the exons ATGGCGGACGGCGGCGGTCACTCGCGCTATGTGAAGCTGACGAAAGATCAGGCGCCGCTTCAGGAGGACATTACGCCCGGCGAGCTCAATCAGCCCATCGAAGTTCCTCAG TTGAATGTTCAGAAGTGTAATGAATGTGGACAGCCTTTGCCGGAGAGCTTTCAGCCGCCTGCCGATGAGCCTTGGACGACTGGGATTTTTGGCTGCGCCGAAGATAGAGACAGTT GCTTGACAGGGCTATTTTGCCCCTGTGTTCAGTTTGGGCGTAATGTTGAAAACTTAAGAGATGATGTGCCATGGACCACACCGTGCATTTGTCATGCCATTTTTGTTGAAGGTGGCATGGCTGTTGCAGCAGCCACTGCAATCTTCTATGGTGTTGAGCCAAGAACTTCATTTCTTATCTGCGAGGGTCTGGTGTTTGCATGGTGGATGTGTGGAGTGTATACAGGTCTTGTTCGGCAATCCTTGCAGAAAAAGTATCATCTCAAG AACTCGCCATGTGACCCTTGCTTGGTCCACTGCTGCCTGCACTGGTGTGCCTTGTGTCAGGAGCACAGGGAGATGAAGGGCCGTCTTTCCGAAAGTTCTGTGATGCCAATGACTGTCGTCAACCCTCCTCCTGTTCAACAGATGAACAAGCCTGCTGATGACAACAACAACGAGGACTCTGCTGCACCATCCTCTACTAGCAACAATGGGCATACTAATATGGAAATGCAGGCATTGTAG
- the LOC101305219 gene encoding peroxisomal membrane protein 11B-like: MNDTVDKLVIFLAKRDGIDKLVKTFQYVSKLVHWHVESTNPKMAERFKQWEVSSGLSRKAFRTGRFLTGFNAMRRSPGSTPTLRFLAVLANAGEMIYFFFDHFLWLSKIGTLDPSLARKMSFISAFGESFGYIFFIVSDFIALKEGLEQERKVMSLEDKSIEKKNESLRKIRSDRVMRLMAVAANVADLFIALADIEPNPFCNHTVTLGISGLVSAWSGWYRNWPS, encoded by the coding sequence ATGAATGACACAGTAGACAAGCTAGTCATCTTCCTAGCAAAGAGAGATGGCATAGACAAGCTTGTCAAGACGTTCCAATATGTCTCCAAGCTTGTGCACTGGCATGTCGAGTCCACTAACCCGAAGATGGCCGAGAGGTTCAAGCAGTGGGAGGTTTCGTCTGGCCTTAGCCGAAAGGCTTTTCGGACTGGAAGGTTTCTCACTGGATTCAACGCAATGAGACGTAGCCCTGGCTCAACGCCGACTCTTAGGTTCTTGGCTGTTCTTGCTAATGCTGGTGAGATGATATACTTCTTTTTTGACCATTTTCTTTGGTTGTCAAAAATTGGGACTTTAGACCCAAGTTTGGCTAGAAAGATGAGCTTCATATCCGCATTTGGTGAGTCCTTTGGGTACATTTTCTTCATTGTGTCTGATTTTATCGCGCTAAAAGAAGGGCTCGAGCAAGAGAGGAAGGTTATGAGTTTGGAGGACAAGTCCATTGAGAAGAAGAATGAGAGCTTAAGAAAGATTAGAAGTGACAGGGTGATGAGGCTAATGGCTGTGGCAGCTAATGTTGCAGACTTGTTTATTGCACTTGCTGATATCGAGCCTAATCCATTCTGCAACCACACTGTCACTCTTGGTATCAGTGGATTGGTCTCTGCTTGGTCCGGCTGGTATAGAAATTGGCCCTCATAA